In a single window of the Bactrocera dorsalis isolate Fly_Bdor chromosome 2, ASM2337382v1, whole genome shotgun sequence genome:
- the LOC105223319 gene encoding D-aminoacyl-tRNA deacylase, with protein MKAIIQRVSAAKVTVGDELISSIGRGLCVLVGITHSDTEKDVEYISRKLLALRLFEDTAGKRWQKSVKDEQLEILCVSQFTLYHRLKGNKPDFHLAMQGDAAQMLYNSFLKRLGKDYDGAKVKDGKFGAYMQVHIQNDGPVTVELESPVVDSKVIKDSQTKVNNCNEVKQPESTDIDK; from the exons ATGAAGGCGATAATACAAAGGGTTTCTGCCGCAAAAGTTACTG TTGGCGACGAGCTTATTAGTTCCATTGGACGTGGTCTTTGCGTGCTCGTGGGTATAACACATTCGGACACAGAAAAGGATGTGGAATATAT TTCACGCAAACTGCTTGCTTTACGTTTATTCGAAGACACGGCGGGTAAACGTTGGCAGAAAAGCGTCAAAGATGAACAATTGGAAATATTGTGTGTTTCGCAATTTACACTCTATCATCGGCTTAAAGGAAATAAACCTGATTTCCATTTAGCTATGCAAGGTGATGCGGCCCAAATGTTGTACAACTCATTTCTTAAACGTTTGGGTAAGGATTATGATGGGGCGAAAGTTAAAG ACGGTAAATTTGGTGCTTACATGCAAGTTCACATTCAAAACGATGGTCCTGTTACTGTTGAATTGGAATCACCCGTGGTAGATAGTAAAGTTATTAAAGATTCTCAAACAAAAGTGAATAATTGTAATGAAGTAAAACAGCCTGAATCTACGGACatcgataaataa